The following coding sequences lie in one Helicoverpa zea isolate HzStark_Cry1AcR chromosome 14, ilHelZeax1.1, whole genome shotgun sequence genomic window:
- the LOC124636474 gene encoding uncharacterized protein LOC124636474, with protein sequence MSVPEDEVTRLQKKKQDGTSGPSSKAKRHKMLKRLLAGETRGDSYCLVLWFAASNGVTHSLLGAVIVSIMIYSFHVDSSHAAVFTIAYHFFSAEAILTLSYVNGWSTPMRWKHRKYVHAFLQICALVFAVIGTIELIIDRGRIRGFHGITGVLTLVLTVATFAGGPFAIRKVPRAHLAHMSFGIPCFVSSSLCLCSGLFKDEFRIWAGKTVFGILFIFVVFYTFLITITTSIKYLQKI encoded by the exons ATGTCTGTGCCCGAGGACGAAGTGACTAGATTACAGAAAAAGAAGCAAGATGGCACTTCTGGGCCTTCATCAAAGGCCAAAAGACATAAAATGTTAAAGAGATTGCTTGCTGGTGAGACTCGTGGTGACTCCTACTGTTTGGTGTTATGGTTCGCTGCGTCAAATGGAGTCACACATTCACTCCTTGGTGCTGTTATTGTATCCATTATGATATATTCATTCCACGTGGACTCGTCGCATGCCGCTGTTTTTACAATAGCT taTCACTTTTTTTCTGCGGAAGCGATACTGACTCTAAGTTACGTCAACGGGTGGTCAACTCCAATGCGGTGGAAGCATCGGAAATATGTTCATGCATTTCTTCAAATATGTGCACTTGTTTTCGCAGTAATTGGAACAATAGAGCTTATAATTGACAGAGGAAGAATAAGGGGTTTTCATGGTATAACAG GAGTGCTGACACTAGTTTTAACAGTGGCAACGTTTGCAGGTGGTCCATTTGCGATAAGGAAGGTTCCCAGAGCGCATCTAGCACACATGTCATTTGGTATTCCATGTTTTGTATCATCTTCTCTATGCTTGTGTTCAGGATTATTCAAAGACGAATTTAGGATATGGGCCGGTAAAACAGTCTTTggaatattattcatttttgtagtgttttacacatttttaataACTATTACCACATCTATAAAGTATTTACAaaagatttaa